ATAAATCCCCAAAGGAATACCGATAATCAATTCTGCAATCCAGCATCCAAGTGCCAGTTCGGCCGTGGGACCCATGCGTTCCCCAATCATGCCCAGAACTGGACGGTGGAAGATATACGACGTTCCCAGATTGCCCCGTACGAGATCCCACAGATAGTGTAAATATTGCTGATAAATCGGCAAGTTAAGTCCCAAGTCCTGACGGATTTGGGCAACGACTTCTGGTGTTGCGTGTGGCCCTGCAATAATCCGAGCCGGATCCGCCGGCACCGCGTACAAGAGCAAGAAGGCGATAATTGAAATGCCGAACAGCACGATAATTGATTGACCAATACGTCGAATGATATACGCTCCCATGATAAGTCCTCCTTTCTACTGTTAACGAGTTGCAGACTGTGGGTCTAGAATGTCGCGCAGTCCATCACCAAGAAGGTTAAAACCAATCACGGCGATAACGAGTGCGACACCAGCGCTGTACATTTCATACGGTGCGTATGTGTACGTCGTCAAACCAGCTTGAATCATATCGCCCCAATCAGGTGTTGGCGGTTGTACACCGACACCCAGGTAACTTAACCCCGCAGCGACCAAGATGTTAGACCCCACGTTAAGTGTAGAAAGAACGATGACGGGACCGAAAACGTTTGGCAGAATAATGCGGAACATGATGCGCCATTCGGACGCCCCAAGTGCGCGCGCTGCTTGCACGTACTCAAGCTCCCGGACCTGCAACACTTGTCCGCGCACGACACGCGCCATCACGCCCCAGCCAAGAACACCGATGGCAAATAGGATGTTCCACAGACTGGAACCGAGTACAGCCACCAGGGCCAGTGCGAACAGCAAGAACGGGAATGCCAAAATCATGTCGGTGATACGCATGATGAGCGCATCGACCCAACCGCCAAAAGCTCCGGCGATAAGGCCCAGGACGACACCGACAAACAAGTTAATCGCCATAGACACCAAACCGATGAGCAGTGACACACGGCCGCCCCAAATTACGCGGGATAGAACGTCACGTCCGTTGCCATCCGCCCCGAGCCAAAATTTGGACGAAGGTCCTACGGGAATCCCCTGATCATTCAACGCATCTGGATAGACTTGAATCGGATCGTGTGGTGCAATCCAGGGCGCGAGCAGTGAAACAATGACCATAACGAGCACGATCACGGCACCAATATAGACCAGTGGATACTGTTTTAATGACTTGCGAAACTTGCTCTTCTTCTTCGGTTCCTTTGGTGCAATTGTCGCTGCACCAGCAGTTACTGACATGTCATTACCTCCTCATCCCAAGACACCCTGTTTTAGGGTACCCGTGCAGTTTCTTAATATAAATGGCACGCGACCTGGTGTTTCGGTCGAACTTCCTTCCACGTGGGCTTTTCCCGTTTACAAATGTCCATCGCCATTGGGCAACGTGTGTGGAACGGGCATCCGCTTGGCGGGTTTGCCGGGCTCGGCAGGTCACCTTGGAGGATGATCCGATCGCGCTTTACGTCCGGGTCAGGAACGGGGACGGCAGACAGCAACGCTTGCGTATATGGATGAAGCGGTTCGTTGAAGAGATCGTCACTTTCAGCCGATTCCGCCATGTGTCCGAGGTACATCACGAGAATGCGATCGCTAATATGGCGAACCACACTCAAATCGTGAGCGACAAAAATGTAAGTCAAATTGAAGTCTGACTGCAGATCTTCAAGGAGATTTAGAACCTGGCTCTGTACCGACACGTCAAGTGCTGCGACAGGTTCATCAAGAATAATGAGCTTCGGATTTACGGTCAAGGCACGCGCGATCCCGATACGTTGCCGTTGACCACCGGAAAATTCGTATGGATAGCGGTTTGCGTACTCTGGATCGAGTCCGACACGATCCAACAGGGAACGCACACGTTCCATTTGACTGCTCTTCGTACCGATGTTGTGAATTTGCATTGGTTCCATCAACGTCTGCGCGATGGTGTAGCGCGGGTTGAGTGACGCATATGGATCTTGGAATACAAGTTGCATTTCGCGGCGCATGGCGCGCATTTGGGATTTCGTTAATTTTGTAATTTCTTTGCCTTCAAAAAGGACTTTCCCAGCAGACGGTTCAATCAACCGCAGAACACTTCGGCCCATCGTCGACTTACCACATCCGGACTCCCCTACAACGCCGAGGGTTTCACCCTGTTGCAGCGAAAAGTCGACGCCGTCAACAGCGCGAACATTGCCGACAGTTTTACGGAACAGACCGCGCTTAATGGGAAAATATTTCTTCAGGCCTTCTACTTGCAAAAGTGGTGTAGTCTGCGCCATTTAGCGACCCCCCTCTTGTAGGAAACAACGTGATCTATGACCGTCTTCGACTTCGAACAAGTCGGGGTTGTGCGTGACACACTTGTCCATGGCAAATGGACAACGAGGTGCAAAGCGGCAGCCTTCCGGCATATTTCGAAGGGACGGTACATTGCCTTCGATAGGCTCCAGACGTTTTCTCTCGCCTGTCATCTTTGGAATGGAATTGAGCAGTCCACGTGTATATGGATGTTGCGGATTGTGGAAGATTTTCCGAACTGGCCCCTCTTCGACAACGCGGCCAGCATACATGACGGCAACTCTATCGCACATTTCTGCGACGACGCCGAGATCGTGTGTGATCAATAAAATAGAAGTCCCATTTTCCTTAGCCAGTTTCTTCATCAACTCAAGAATCTGAGCTTGAATCGTAACGTCCAGTGCCGTCGTCGGCTCGTCTGCGATCAAGAGCGT
This is a stretch of genomic DNA from Alicyclobacillus dauci. It encodes these proteins:
- a CDS encoding ABC transporter permease, whose product is MSVTAGAATIAPKEPKKKSKFRKSLKQYPLVYIGAVIVLVMVIVSLLAPWIAPHDPIQVYPDALNDQGIPVGPSSKFWLGADGNGRDVLSRVIWGGRVSLLIGLVSMAINLFVGVVLGLIAGAFGGWVDALIMRITDMILAFPFLLFALALVAVLGSSLWNILFAIGVLGWGVMARVVRGQVLQVRELEYVQAARALGASEWRIMFRIILPNVFGPVIVLSTLNVGSNILVAAGLSYLGVGVQPPTPDWGDMIQAGLTTYTYAPYEMYSAGVALVIAVIGFNLLGDGLRDILDPQSATR
- a CDS encoding ABC transporter ATP-binding protein, with protein sequence MAQTTPLLQVEGLKKYFPIKRGLFRKTVGNVRAVDGVDFSLQQGETLGVVGESGCGKSTMGRSVLRLIEPSAGKVLFEGKEITKLTKSQMRAMRREMQLVFQDPYASLNPRYTIAQTLMEPMQIHNIGTKSSQMERVRSLLDRVGLDPEYANRYPYEFSGGQRQRIGIARALTVNPKLIILDEPVAALDVSVQSQVLNLLEDLQSDFNLTYIFVAHDLSVVRHISDRILVMYLGHMAESAESDDLFNEPLHPYTQALLSAVPVPDPDVKRDRIILQGDLPSPANPPSGCPFHTRCPMAMDICKREKPTWKEVRPKHQVACHLY